A portion of the Halobacillus ihumii genome contains these proteins:
- a CDS encoding BhlA/UviB family holin-like peptide has translation MFNEVLIAEAAKQGVWALLYVALFAYTLKENRRQQEIAKEREDRLRSEYHEVRRESLERENKLTEFITTISQQFERLATGVEKLTEDVDEIKDELHLRNEVKKQRQEWRNNNEQGGNE, from the coding sequence ATGTTCAATGAAGTTCTAATTGCGGAAGCGGCGAAACAAGGCGTTTGGGCTTTGTTATACGTCGCTTTATTTGCGTACACGCTGAAAGAAAATCGGCGTCAACAAGAAATTGCGAAGGAACGGGAAGACCGTCTTCGGAGCGAATACCACGAAGTTCGTCGGGAAAGTTTGGAACGTGAAAACAAGTTGACGGAATTTATTACGACCATTTCGCAGCAGTTCGAAAGGCTTGCGACAGGGGTCGAAAAGTTGACGGAAGACGTTGACGAAATCAAGGACGAATTGCATTTACGAAATGAAGTAAAGAAACAACGCCAAGAATGGCGAAATAATAATGAACAAGGGGGTAATGAATAA
- a CDS encoding helix-turn-helix domain-containing protein — protein sequence MSKNLFVKLDIETLQQGRIKSLGIDKFAILAAISTFANSKGEAFPSQDKIAEMVGYSRRTVVTKLKALTETEIDGEKVIRIVQEKTAKGRRNKYIISPVVGFTFGVKSDATNVKQSSQGGCETAIAQELEKEFELEPSNENQEQDNILFKNAKDVVNYFRNKYFETYESTYQPNWGRDSAMIKNKLLSNYTDEEIKTILDTVFAQYDKRWANGQFPRPTIGQICSWLANKALGVAKYSEQEEAKVEAESEKYDYDDSHYDALLDELD from the coding sequence TTGTCAAAAAATCTTTTCGTCAAATTGGATATTGAAACATTGCAGCAGGGTCGAATCAAATCGTTAGGAATCGACAAGTTTGCGATACTTGCAGCGATTTCAACATTCGCCAATAGCAAAGGTGAAGCGTTCCCGTCGCAAGACAAGATTGCGGAAATGGTCGGGTATTCACGTCGAACCGTCGTAACAAAGTTGAAAGCATTGACTGAAACGGAAATTGACGGTGAAAAGGTGATTCGTATTGTTCAAGAAAAAACGGCGAAAGGACGCCGTAACAAATATATCATTTCGCCCGTTGTCGGTTTCACTTTCGGTGTGAAATCTGACGCAACCAATGTGAAACAGTCTTCACAAGGGGGTTGTGAAACAGCTATTGCACAAGAACTAGAAAAAGAATTTGAACTAGAACCAAGTAACGAGAACCAAGAACAAGATAATATTCTTTTCAAGAATGCGAAAGACGTTGTGAATTATTTCCGCAACAAATATTTCGAAACCTATGAATCAACGTATCAACCGAATTGGGGTCGTGATTCCGCAATGATTAAGAATAAATTGTTGTCGAATTACACGGATGAAGAAATAAAGACGATTCTGGACACGGTTTTCGCTCAATACGACAAACGTTGGGCAAACGGTCAATTTCCACGCCCTACAATTGGTCAAATTTGTTCATGGCTTGCGAATAAAGCGTTAGGCGTTGCGAAGTATTCCGAACAGGAAGAAGCGAAAGTTGAAGCGGAATCGGAAAAATATGATTACGACGATTCCCATTATGACGCACTTCTTGACGAATTAGATTAA